Proteins encoded in a region of the Xylocopa sonorina isolate GNS202 chromosome 11, iyXylSono1_principal, whole genome shotgun sequence genome:
- the E gene encoding nonribosomal peptide synthetase ebony, with product MGTILQQSVFKGRQRNAGKNTLHKLFSQAAANYSNQRAIHYEDDDGQEYTISYGELDELTNKLARVFEKYEKPENASKSIVAVCIKPSHRLPTVLIAILKAGMAYLPLDAEFPMVRMKHVLQEAKPFAVVIEEEADPSIYEGSSTITYQQLLKRSEGEEKEDLEVEEDVEKTAIVLYTSGSTGTPKGVLLPHATVLNRLQWQWQELPYAPDEECCVFKTSLTFVDSVSEIWGPLLQGRTLVVVPKHITRDPERFAAILEKHKIQRLVLVPSLLQSMLMYLSLQKENGLRLLKLWICSGETLPVSLADQFFATFENDDKILANFYGSTEVMGDVTYHLLNNRRQLQSTEKVPIGKPLDNCIIYIVNKEMRLVPQGEVGELIVAGRNLATGYISDTESRKFQDNPFAIDPEYSRIYCTGDYAKVCKDVVMYEGRVDSQIKVRGHRVDLTEVEKTVSRAPGVDKAVVLCYKPGELFQALIAFVTVTNDSSVCALKIDTFLQATLPVYMLPRVMVVDSIPLLTNGKTDRQTLLKKYEASNFDNESNQSMNCDYTGVPEKHLVKAKILFPTIASVIGTHGRADIKYDSNFYELGGNSLNSIYTVTKLKDQGYEIGITEFITAKNLAEVLDRMRFSSDDTSFENNLNEEEYTFEMLNYSHKKDTIDIITESFYNKADLEQWLAPDISREHYHVMMEILWDPLVEQNLSFVVKSSRDGRIIAVGLNFDLWDEPELVIDSKLMVVFEFLEYLEAPIRERKLPKGKGQIIHNFMMATSSDLTPAENVIAMKEMEEYCLQLAKRKEYTGIFTTNTSPLTQQLGIDVFGYETMMTYQVNRYNAPDGTKPFEKAPDSQLAICSLKMIA from the exons ATGGGAACTATTCTACAACAGTCTGTTTTTAAAGGCAGACAGAGGAACGCAGGCAAGAATACGCTTCATAAATTATTCAGCCAGGCTGCGGCAAATTATTCCAATCAGCGGGCGATCCACTATGAAG ACGATGATGGACAGGAGTACACGATTTCTTACGGAGAATTGGACGAGTTGACCAATAAATTGGCTCGAGTGTTCGAAAAGTACGAAAAACCAGAGAACGCGTCAAAGTCGATCGTAGCGGTGTGTATCAAGCCTTCTCATCGACTACCAACGGTGTTAATTGCTATTCTGAAAGCTGGGATGGCATACCTGCCCTTAGACGCGGAATTCCCAATGGTCAGAATGAAACACGTTCTGCAAGAAGCGAAACCATTCGCAGTGGTAATCGAGGAAGAAG CGGATCCGTCGATTTACGAAGGATCGAGCACGATTACATATCAACAATTGCTAAAACGATCTGAAGGCGAGGAGAAAGAGGACTTAGAAGTCGAGGAAGACGTTGAGAAGACAGCcattgttctgtatacctctggAAGCACCGGAACACCGAAAG GAGTGCTTCTGCCACATGCAACTGTGCTGAATCGTCTACAGTGGCAATGGCAAGAGCTACCGTATGCTCCAGATGAGGAATGCTGTGTATTCAAGACGTCTTTGACGTTCGTGGACAGTGTCTCCGAAATTTGGGGGCCATTGCTGCAAGGGCGCACTCTTGTAGTCGTTCCTAAACACATCACTAGAGATCCCGAAAGATTTGCAGCAATATTAGAGAAACACAAG ATACAACGATTAGTACTGGTTCCGTCTCTGCTACAATCCATGCTAATGTATCTGAGCTTGCAG AAGGAGAACGGACTACGCTTATTGAAACTGTGGATATGTTCCGGCGAAACGTTGCCGGTTTCCTTGGCCGATCAATTCTTTGCCACGTTCGAGAACGACGATAAAATATTGGCGAATTTCTATGGAAGCACAGAAGTCATGGGGGACGTTACCTACCATTTGCTGAACAACCGGAGACAATTACAATCCACGGAAAAAGTGCCAATTG GAAAGCCACTAGACAATTGCATTATTTATATTGTGAACAAGGAAATGCGTCTGGTCCCACAAGGTGAAGTCGGGGAACTGATTGTCGCCGGAAGGAATCTCGCGACTGGCTATATTTCCGACACCGAGTCGCGCAAGTTCCAGGACAACCCTTTCGCGATCGATCCAG AATACTCGAGAATTTATTGTACCGGTGACTACGCGAAGGTGTGTAAAGACGTGGTGATGTATGAAGGACGCGTGGACTCGCAGATCAAAGTCAGAGGACACCGTGTGGACCTCACTGAAGTAGAGAAAACGGTGTCCCGAGCACCTGGCGTGGACAAAGCAGTCGTTCTTTGCTACAAACCCGGGGAACTATTTCAG GCACTGATCGCTTTTGTGACTGTTACAAACGACTCGTCCGTATGCGCATTGAAAATTGATACATTTCTGCAGGCTACGCTGCCTGTCTACATGCTTCCACGTGTTATGGTCGTGGACAGCATACCACTCTTAACAAACGGAAAGACTGATCGTCAGACTCTGTTGAAGAAATATGAAGCCTCTAACTTTGACAATG AAAGTAACCAAAGCATGAATTGTGACTACACCGGTGTGCCCGAGAAACATCTGGTGAAAGCGAAAATTCTGTTCCCTACAATAGCTTCTGTGATCGGCACGCACGGTCGCGCAGACATCAAGTACGACTCAAATTTCTACGAACTTGGCGGGAACTCGCTGAACTCTATATACACGGTCACAAAGCTAAAGGATCAAGGTTACGAGATAGGCATCACGGAATTCATAACGGCAAAGAATCTGGCCGAGGTACTCGACCGAATGAGATTCAGCTCGGACGATACGTCCTTCGAGAACAATCTTAATGAGGAGGAGTACACTTTTGAAATGCTCAATTACTCCCATAAAAAGGATACCATAGA CATTATTACAGAAAGTTTCTACAACAAAGCGGACCTAGAGCAATGGTTAGCACCGGATATAAGCAGAGAACATTACCACGTAATGATGGAAATCCTCTGGGACCCTTTGGTTGAACAGAACCTTAGTTTCGTCGTGAAATCGTCACGAGATGGTAGAATAATCGCCGTGGGTTTAAACTTCGACCTCTGGGACGAACCTGAGTTGGTCATCGATTCGAAATTAATGGTCGTTTTCGAGTTTCTAGAATACCTCGAGGCGCCTATCAGAGAACGAAAACTACCTAAAGGGAAGGGACAGATTATACACAATTTCATGATGGCGACAAGCAGCGATCTAACTCCAGCCGAAAATGTGATTGCGATGAAAGAAATGGAGGAATACTGTTTGCAGCTagcaaaaagaaaagaatacaCTGGGATATTCACCACAAATACAAGTCCACTGACGCAG CAACTCGGAATAGACGTGTTTGGATATGAAACGATGATGACTTACCAAGTGAACAGGTACAATGCCCCGGACGGTACGAAGCCCTTTGAGAAAGCACCGGACAGTCAACTAGCAATTTGCTCGTTAAAAATGATCGCCTGA
- the LOC143429327 gene encoding putative DENN domain-containing protein 10 B: MAPLTDLLSCSIIEKDSNGDILWTWSYPTVSESQKTMVARKCNLESEHNSSQVFVFSRHKYDWFYIHCSEVFDSDKLPKVKQFALVLFAKDFNPRKYEVLSRVLSKMYCKTGKPTEILQLYLSVFTKGSCSTQENGTFVSDDFNSHCFTININVREMIKTFELETILIYTALLLKTRIIVYHHSLEQLLKWIVIFPALMKHRKVADNLFPWIDLNNNELAELKEHSHYIAGCRNSSISSRTDLFDLLVNIPAREITVASHAKESLTMTKTHKEIALFMIQLSESQSYTEGQIISEINDKTQDLLNQLKSLAVVQGPDGRKMVSAQTLKEKNLAPAVENFLINLAVAENLFLV, from the exons ATGGCTCCTCTTACGGATttattatcatgtagcataatTGAAAAAGATTCTAACGGCGATATATTATGGACGTGGTCTTATCCGACAGtttcagaatcacaaaaaactatggttgcaaggaaatgtaatTTAGAATCAGAACATAATTCGTCCCAAGTATTTGTATTTTCAAGGCACAAATATGATTGGTTCTACATACACTGTAGTGAAGTATTTGACTCTGACAAATTACCAAAA GTAAAGCAATTCGCATTGGTCTTATTTGCGAAGGATTTTAATCCCCGAAAATATGAAGTCCTTTCACGAGTCCTTAGTAAAATGTATTGTAAGACTGGGAAGCCGACGGAAATATTACAATTGTATCTCTCTGTCTTTACAAAAGGGTCGTGCTCTACACAAGAAAATGGAACATTTGTTTCTGACGATTTCAATAGccattgtttcacgataaacatAAATGTCAGAGAAATGATAAAAACATTTGAATTGGAAACAATCTTAATATATACGGCTctacttctaaaaacaagaataATAGTTTACCATCATAGTCTGGAACAACTTTTGAAATGGATCGTGATATTTCCTGCATTGATGAAGCATCGCAAAGTCGCTGACAATTTATTCCCATGGATTGATTTAAACAACAATGAACTGGCGGAGCTAAAA GAGCATTCGCACTACATCGCTGGCTGTAGAAACAGTTCTATTTCGTCAAGAACAGACTTGTTCGATTTACTTGTAAATATTCCAGCCAGAGAAATTACAGTTGCTTCGCATGCGAAAG AGAGCCTAACAATGACAAAAACGCATAAAGAAATAGCTCTCTTTATGATACAATTAAGTGAAAGTCAATCTTATACAGAAGGTCAAATAATATCTGAAATAAATGATAAAACTCAAGATCTGTTAAACCAATTAAAATCTTTAGCTGTAGTTCAAGGGCCTGATGGAAGGAAGATGGTGTCCGCCCAAACATTGAAGGAAAAGAATTTGGCGCCTGCAGTTGAAAATTTTTTGATCAACTTGGCTGTGGCAGAAAATTTGTTTCTCGTGTGA
- the Eif3a gene encoding eukaryotic translation initiation factor 3 subunit A has translation MARYGQRPENALKRANEFIEVGKPARALDTLQEVFRNKKWTYNWSESVLEPIMFKYLDLCVELKKSHIAKEGLFQYRNMFQSVNVGSLENVIRGYLRMAEEKTNQARKQSQQAVIDIDDLDNLATPESILLSAVSGEDAQDRSDRTILTPWVKFLWESYCQCLELLRTNAHVETLYHDIARMAFQFCLEYNRKTEFRKLCEKLRKHLEEICKLPPMVSNVSMNRAETQQLNLETRLNQLDSAIQMELWQEAFKSSEDVHGMMNLSKKLPVPKTMANYYQKLAMVFWKAGNYLFHAAALFKLLQLSREMKKNMSLEEQQRMANRVLLATLSIPLPSAHPEFDRFIETDKSPLEKAQKLATLLGLTQPPTRISLLKDIVRLNIVNLASPQLQELYSWLEVEFHPLELCSRVDTVIQTLQQDENSPLVQYVPALQDVTLVRLVHQISQVYQTIQFARLLELAKFTTDFHLERLLVDCVRYNDMQIRINHGKRCVHFGVDLSEAQREDHPDGPVLQAMPSEQIRCQLVNMATVLHRAINIINPNKKKMEREKLRSAMVNHYHETKMKEHQRILGRHKIIEERKEYIEHINTVREEEEMRRQEELQRQQMLAEQKRLEQEREERERKRQQSEIQQIKDRHLKEKMQQISQTSHGQKVLKKLDEDEIKKLDAEQIAAREAEELQKERREMQQKLKSQEKKIDYLERAKRLEEIPLIEKAVVEKMELAKKRWEQQEAERIEATIEERNQAVATRERMARMKEDHDIFLAKILAERKSIYLEKLKEFEKVLNEERANRLLKRKMERKAERKAKWEKERAEALERRRLEELRVKQEEEKRRLEEERAKREEEESLRRAEEEAKEAERLAKIEKQAEITRAREAEIERKLEEDRQKEKEVSDTWRRGERHRMQEKPMEMSWRRPVEVKDDGIKEESSHWKRRDARDTDTRDKWRKDDDKSKKDTNERWRKDEYDKDDMRDRDRIDKDRGMDGRSMRDISRDPISDGPRSRGRMSDRRLGGSGGGGGGGGGSGGGGGGGGHRREDAMRNTNSQNWRDKTDTIQSTPRDLPRRDEKRDDLKEDRLPPVQIARRRPQEDDGWSHVSRR, from the exons ATGGCGCGATATGGACAAAGACCTGAGAACGCTCTGAAAAGAGCGAACG AATTCATTGAAGTAGGAAAACCTGCTCGTGCATTAGATACCTTGCAAGAAGTCTTCCGAAACAAAAAATGGACGTACAACTGGTCAGAGTCGGTGTTAGAACCAATAATGTTCAAGTACCTAGATTTATGTGTAGAACTGAAAAAGTCGCACATAGCCAAGGAGGGCCTATTTCAGTATCGAAATATGTTCCAATCTGTAAATGTTGGAAGTTTGGAGAACGTCATACGCGGATATTTGCGTATGGCTGAGGAAAAAACGAATCAAGCACGGAAGCAGAGTCAACAAGCCGTCATAGACATAGATGATCTTGATAATTTAGCCACACCCGAAAGTATTTTACTGTCGGCAGTTAGCGGTGAGGATGCACAAGACAGAAGCGATCGCACCATTTTAACACCATGGGTGAAATTCTTATGGGAGTCTTATTGTCAGTGCTTGGAATTACTGAGAACCAATGCTCACGTCGAAACATTGTATCATGATATCGCACGCATGGCCTTCCAATTTTGTCTTGAATATAACCGTAAGACTGAATTTCGTAAATTGTGTGAAAAGTTGCGAAAACATTTAGAAGAGATATGTAAATTACCACCAATGGTTTCAAACGTTTCCATGAATAGAGCTGAGACTCAACAGCTGAATCTAGAAACGCGACTAAATCAGCTTGATTCCGCGATACAAATGGAACTGTGGCAAGAAGCATTCAAATCCTCTGAAGATGTACATGGTATGATGAATTTGTCTAAGAAGCTTCCGGTGCCAAAAACAATGGCAAATTATTATCAGAAATTGGCTATGGTCTTCTGGAAAGCAGGAAATTATCTATTTCATGCTGCCgcattatttaaattattacaGCTGTCCCGTGAAATGAAAAAGAACATGTCTCTAGAGGAACAACAAAGAATGGCCAATCGTGTCTTATTAGCGACGTTGTCTATTCCACTGCCGTCAGCCCATCCTGAATTCGATCGTTTCATTGAAACAGACAAAAGTCCGTTAGAAAAAGCTCAGAAGCTTGCCACCCTTTTAGGACTTACTCAACCACCAACAAGAATCTCTTTGCTTAAAGATATTGTTCGCCTGAACATTGTTAATTTAGCGTCTCCGCAACTGCAAGAACTGTATTCATGGCTGGAGGTTGAATTTCACCCTCTAGAACTGTGTAGTCGAGTAGACACCGTCATTCAAACGCTACAGCAGGATGAGAACAGTCCTTTGGTTCAGTATGTTCCAGCTTTGCAAGACGTCACGCTAGTACGTCTAGTTCATCAAATATCGCAAGTTTATCAAACTATACAATTTGCCAGACTGTTGGAACTGGCCAAATTCACGACAGACTTTCACTTGGAGCGTTTGTTAGTCGATTGTGTACGATACAACGATATGCAAATACGAATTAATCATGGGAAAAGATGTGTGCATTTCGGGGTAGATTTGTCGGAAGCTCAGAGAGAAGACCATCCTGATGGTCCTGTATTGCAAGCAATGCCTTCTGAGCAAATCCGTTGTCAGCTCGTGAATATGGCCACCGTGTTACACCGGGCGATCAATATCATTAATCCTAACAAAAAGAAAATGGAACGTGAGAAATTACGTTCTGCCATGGTGAACCATTACCACGAGACCAAGATGAAGGAGCACCAGAGAATCCTGGGAAGGCATAAAATTATAGAGGAAAGAAAAGAGTATATTGAGCACATTAACACGGTTCGCGAGGAGGAGGAGATGCGAAGGCAGGAGGAATTGCAGAGGCAGCAGATGTTGGCAGAACAAAAGAGACTTGAGCAGGAAAGAGAAGAACGTGAAAGGAAACGGCAACAAAGTGAAATACAACAGATCAAGGATCGCCATCTTAAGGAGAAAATGCAACAAATATCTCAGACTAGTCACGGTCAGAAGGTATTGAAGAAATTAGACGAGGACGAAATCAAGAAATTAGATGCAGAACAAATCGCAGCTCGCGAAGCAGAGGAATTGCAGAAGGAACGAAGAGAGATGCAGCAAAAGTTGAAATCTCAGGAGAAGAAGATCGATTACCTGGAACGCGCGAAGCGTTTAGAAGAGATACCACTGATAGAAAAAGCGGTCGTAGAGAAAATGGAGCTGGCAAAGAAGCGCTGGGAGCAGCAGGAAGCTGAACGAATCGAGGCAACTATCGAGGAAAGAAATCAAGCTGTAGCGACTCGTGAACGAATGGCGAGGATGAAAGAGGATCATGATATATTTTTGGCCAAGATTTTAGCTGAACGTAAGAGTATTTATTTGGAGAAGCTAAAGGAGTTTGAGAAGGTGCTTAACGAAGAGCGAGCGAATAGATTATTGAAACGCAAGATGGAACGTAAGGCTGAACGAAAAGCAAAATGGGAGAAGGAACGGGCTGAAGCTCTTGAAAGAAGGCGCCTCGAGGAGTTACGTGTCAAGCAAGAGGAAGAGAAACGTCGTTTGGAGGAGGAAAGGGCCAAGAGAGAGGAAGAAGAGAGTTTGAGGCGTGCAGAGGAAGAGGCGAAAGAAGCTGAACGTTTGGCCAAGATCGAGAAACAGGCAGAGATTACTAGAGCTAGAGAAGCTGAGATTGAGAGAAAACTTGAAGAGGACAGACAGAAAGAGAAGGAGGTGTCGGATACATGGCGACGTGGAGAACGTCACCGTATGCAAGAAAAACCAA TGGAAATGTCATGGCGTCGCCCTGTTGAAGTAAAAGATGATGGTATTAAAGAGGAATCTAGCCATTGGAAGAGACGCGACGCAAGAGACACTGACACGAGAGATAAGTGGCGAAAGGATGACGATAAATCGAAGAAAGATACCAACGAAAGATGGAGAAAAGATGAGTACGATAAGGATGATATGAGGGACAGAGATCGAATAGATAAAGATCGTGGAATGGATGGACGTTCG ATGCGTGATATTTCACGTGACCCGATATCTGATGGACCTCGTAGTCGTGGTAGAATGTCCGATCGTCGCCTTGGTGGTagtggcggcggtggtggtggtggtggtggtagtggtggtggtggtggcggcggcggccatCGTCGTGAAGATGCAATGCGTAATACTAATAGTCAAAATTGGCGGGACAAGACGGATACGATACAAAGTACGCCTCGGGACTTACCGAGACGCGATGAAAA ACGCGATGATCTTAAAGAAGATAGGCTGCCACCGGTACAAATCGCAAGAAGACGACCTCAAGAGGATGATGGCTGGTCACATGTAAGCCGGCGTTAA